In the Calonectris borealis chromosome 11, bCalBor7.hap1.2, whole genome shotgun sequence genome, one interval contains:
- the CHRNA5 gene encoding neuronal acetylcholine receptor subunit alpha-5 isoform X1 — MAELGAWLRYGRPLLLLTCFFAPFLGQPGAGPAARAPYAGISEPFFLAKSEDRLFKHLFEDYQRWVRPVERLNDTIKIKFGLAISQLVDVDEKNQLMTTNVWLKQEWIDVKLRWNPEDYAGITSIRVPSDSIWIPDIVLYDNADGRFEGTSTKTVVKYDGTIAWTPPANYKSSCTIDVTFFPFDLQNCSMKFGSWTYDGSQVDIILEDYDVDKRDFFDNGEWEIVTATGSKGNRTDGCCWYPFVTYSFIIRRLPLFYTLFLIIPCIALSFLTVLVFYLPSNEGEKISLCTSVLVSLTVFLLVIEEIIPSSSKVIPLIGEYLVFTMIFVTLSIVITVFAINIHHRSSSTHNAMAPWVRKIFLHKLPKLLCMRSHVDRYFAQKEETGNMNGSESSRNTLEAALDSIRYITRHVMKENEVREVVEDWKFIAQVLDRMFLWTFLLVSIIGSLLLFIPVIHKWASIIVPTHIGSTNA; from the exons GTATATCTGAACCTTTTTTTCTTGCTAAAAGTGAAGATCGtttgtttaaacatttatttgaagattATCAAAGATGGGTTCGTCCAGTGGAACGCTTGAatgacacaataaaaataaagtttggcCTTGCAATCTCTCAGCTAGTAGATGTG gaCGAGAAAAATCAATTGATGACAACAAATGTCTGGTTGAAACAG GAATGGATAGATGTAAAATTAAGGTGGAATCCTGAAGACTATGCTGGAATAACATCTATTCGTGTCCCATCAGATTCTATTTGGATTCCAGATATCGTGTTGTATGACAA TGCAGATGGACGTTTTGAGGGAACATCTACAAAAACCGTGGTAAAATATGATGGCACCATTGCTTGGACTCCACCAGCAAACTACAAAAGTTCTTGTACTATCGATGTAACCTTCTTCCCCTTTGACCTCCAAAATTGCTCTATGAAATTTGGGTCCTGGACTTACGATGGCTCACAGGTTGATATAATTCTTGAAGATTATGATGTTGACAAAAGAGACTTTTTTGATAATGGAGAATGGGAAATAGTGACTGCAACAGGGAGCAAAGGAAATAGGACTGATGGATGCTGCTGGTATCcttttgttacatattcatttatAATTAGACGTTTGCCACTTTTTTACACGTTGTTTCTCATTATTCCTTGTATTGCGCTTTCGTTTCTAACTGTCCTTGTTTTCTATCTTCCTTCAAATGAAGGTGAAAAAATTTCACTTTGCACTTCAGTACTGGTATCTTTgactgtttttcttcttgttattgaAGAGATTATTCCATCATCTTCTAAAGTTATCCCACTTATAGGAGAGTACTTGGTGTTTACTATGATATTTGTAACATTGTCCATTGTGATAACTGTCTTTGCTATCAATATTCATCATCGCTCTTCATCTACACACAATGCTATGGCACCTTGGGTTCGCAAGATATTTCTTCACAAACTTCCCAAGCTGCTTTGCATGAGAAGTCATGTAGATAGATACTTTGCTCAGAAGGAGGAAACAGGAAATATGAATGGATCAGAATCATCTAGGAACACCTTGGAAGCAGCTCTAGATTCTATCCGATATATTACAAGACATGTTATGAAGGAGAATGAAGTTCGCGAG GTTGTTGAAGACTGGAAATTTATTGCTCAGGTGCTTGATCGAATGTTCTTATGGACTTTTCTTCTAGTTTCAATAATTGGATCACTTCTGTTATTTATTCCTGTTATTCATAAATGGGCAAGTATAATAGTACCTACGCATATAGGCAGTacaaatgcataa
- the CHRNA5 gene encoding neuronal acetylcholine receptor subunit alpha-5 isoform X2 produces the protein MAELGAWLRYGRPLLLLTCFFAPFLGQPGAGPAARAPYAGISEPFFLAKSEDRLFKHLFEDYQRWVRPVERLNDTIKIKFGLAISQLVDVDEKNQLMTTNVWLKQEWIDVKLRWNPEDYAGITSIRVPSDSIWIPDIVLYDNADGRFEGTSTKTVVKYDGTIAWTPPANYKSSCTIDVTFFPFDLQNCSMKFGSWTYDGSQVDIILEDYDVDKRDFFDNGEWEIVTATGSKGNRTDGCCWYPFVTYSFIIRRLPLFYTLFLIIPCIALSFLTVLVFYLPSNEGEKISLCTSVLVSLTVFLLVIEEIIPSSSKVIPLIGEYLVFTMIFVTLSIVITVFAINIHHRSSSTHNAMAPWVRKIFLHKLPKLLCMRSHVDRYFAQKEETGNMNGSESSRNTLEAALDSIRYITRHVMKENEVRERYLSVTRACTVTVPYSAPGCYFHDERSRYFSF, from the exons GTATATCTGAACCTTTTTTTCTTGCTAAAAGTGAAGATCGtttgtttaaacatttatttgaagattATCAAAGATGGGTTCGTCCAGTGGAACGCTTGAatgacacaataaaaataaagtttggcCTTGCAATCTCTCAGCTAGTAGATGTG gaCGAGAAAAATCAATTGATGACAACAAATGTCTGGTTGAAACAG GAATGGATAGATGTAAAATTAAGGTGGAATCCTGAAGACTATGCTGGAATAACATCTATTCGTGTCCCATCAGATTCTATTTGGATTCCAGATATCGTGTTGTATGACAA TGCAGATGGACGTTTTGAGGGAACATCTACAAAAACCGTGGTAAAATATGATGGCACCATTGCTTGGACTCCACCAGCAAACTACAAAAGTTCTTGTACTATCGATGTAACCTTCTTCCCCTTTGACCTCCAAAATTGCTCTATGAAATTTGGGTCCTGGACTTACGATGGCTCACAGGTTGATATAATTCTTGAAGATTATGATGTTGACAAAAGAGACTTTTTTGATAATGGAGAATGGGAAATAGTGACTGCAACAGGGAGCAAAGGAAATAGGACTGATGGATGCTGCTGGTATCcttttgttacatattcatttatAATTAGACGTTTGCCACTTTTTTACACGTTGTTTCTCATTATTCCTTGTATTGCGCTTTCGTTTCTAACTGTCCTTGTTTTCTATCTTCCTTCAAATGAAGGTGAAAAAATTTCACTTTGCACTTCAGTACTGGTATCTTTgactgtttttcttcttgttattgaAGAGATTATTCCATCATCTTCTAAAGTTATCCCACTTATAGGAGAGTACTTGGTGTTTACTATGATATTTGTAACATTGTCCATTGTGATAACTGTCTTTGCTATCAATATTCATCATCGCTCTTCATCTACACACAATGCTATGGCACCTTGGGTTCGCAAGATATTTCTTCACAAACTTCCCAAGCTGCTTTGCATGAGAAGTCATGTAGATAGATACTTTGCTCAGAAGGAGGAAACAGGAAATATGAATGGATCAGAATCATCTAGGAACACCTTGGAAGCAGCTCTAGATTCTATCCGATATATTACAAGACATGTTATGAAGGAGAATGAAGTTCGCGAG AGATACTTGTCTGTTACAAGAGCATGTACTGTAACTGTTCCCTACAGTGCTCCTGGATGTTATTTTCATGATGAGAGAAGtaggtatttttcattttga